A window of Streptomyces sp. SAI-127 contains these coding sequences:
- a CDS encoding LamG-like jellyroll fold domain-containing protein: MARWRAWIVVMSLLLGFWAQEGGAAYAATKPSVSVGSGLGHLWEWLAGKDGSGPRSKTGSASDVRAAKPAEGHPVGRAPGKGKGQLAADRAPSGTAAKLTLSGKVPVGFDTRTSKRVAAKSGAKFDYFQNADGSFTRKMSENRMNYQDKSGTWRSIDTDVAKRSDGRWHERSNSLGVSFAPATGTVETGGSVEPAAFTWQTAADDTPSPSPIVTSGTSAQGDLATLTLSGSESVSWSLAGADAVTGTASGSSVTYDGVLPDTDLVLTPTDDGVKESLVLNSANAPTSWVFPMTLKGLKLTTASDGTVDLVDGDGAVMATLPQPFARDSHVDPTTGESHDNWAMTYSVTEVDGTPAVKMTLDPSWLAGSDIAFPVTVDPTMSVTTAGQTLTTYVYYPNTADYSSDTILRVGTPDGGSYIGQAFMKFLGLPDTDGYQITDADLHLFNVWAYTCSSSTSYNVLPITEQWWVTGQKSWSDRPATSSSIGTWSGTVSGTVCGNTSVSTGTGQWQTTDLDTDWFQKIALGQTSNYGLSVFSSGTSSNQWKKFDSSQVDSHAPYITVTYSKNSAPDIEHTYPKANFTSPSLRPQLQVKAVDPDSWPTTPLKYDFAIYSSSGTQTDTSGWQTSTKWTVPSGDLNWSKSYYWTVSANDGWSTTTSATQSLSTLVAQPLIASRLAQNGGHGYDEEAGNFTTAATDASVSTVGPSLDATRSYNSLDTSTSGAFGAGWSALADMRAVMDDDGSKSVVVTDDGGKQQRWGWSSSGYTPPIGTYGTFKALSAGYSLTETTGTTYTFGTSGGTNIWLLSQIKTHAGLTETLTYDSSHRLSTVKNDVSGRTLFLTWAKPSGAAHYHVQTVTTDAATSGDTSTAALWTYGYTGDRLTSVCPPAATSPATASTSCYAYTYVDGSNYPSAALDADPSGYWRLGEAAGSTTAASSVLANEQTDAGSYKNATLGSAAGPLTGSSATATTLAGTGYVKVPAGLLHASTTRAVSLWFKTSKKGVLIGDQSKAVGGTTASGTWTPVLYVGSDNKLHGHWWSVSGSGSSDFGSTGTVTDNTWHHAVLSSDGATQTLYLDGTKQDTLSGTPDDQDNVYTYIGAGFATSWIDSPGDVSYFTGSLADVSFYSHPITASQAGDLYASGTASAALLTKAASPAGRTVAAVSYDTAADRLTDVTDEHGGIWHLGTPTVAGSSAVFRGTVLGADPAGYWQLGDADDDGSATYAADEVNGGDGTYNNVTLGVSGPFSAKDSTASTAAAFDGTDSYVSVPPELLHSGTKRSVGLWFKTSTSGVLIGDQSVPIDGATAASGTWTPVLYVGSDGKLHGHWWSVSGSGSADFGSTGTVTDNAWHYVVLSCDDDSQALFLDGTKQDTFSGTPDDQSNAYTYIGAGFAKSWLGSPGEVSHFKGSLAEVAFYDHNLTSAQVAGQWNAYKQSTGTIATESVVVTDPGHHTLTSTYDLSNGGRMLTDTDGTGATTSYGYDTSGFLYTTTDGNGDVTTTGHNSRGDVVSRTTCQDQSSSKCSTSYFTYYLNADSDTDPRNDQLLTSSDGRSSSSTDTTYRTVNTYDGNGNLLASTTPAVTGHSAGLTTKKTYTTSSTAGYVSGTVAPAGLLASTTTPGGAVTSYLYYANGDLAQETSPLGLITRFTYDSLGRVLTKTEVSDTYPAGLVTRYSYDALGRTLTELDPGTTNAVNQSVVHTALTTNSYDADGNTLSSVVSDTTGGDATRTTSRTYDAFGQLKTVTDPEQYTTSYTYDSYGNKTGETDPDGQVYAYTYDADGSPLTTTLTNYTGSDEIADAPAAKLLETRTYDAGGRLYTVTDAIGVTTTYGYYDNGLVEQSTRTGSSGTAYVDEKDTYDDAGNLTDRTTANGALTTTYAVDAADRTTATTADPGSLAQSTAYTFDADSRILTSAQTDAAGNPAQKWTYTYDAVGDPLSAAQYVDSSLTLTTKATYDDRGLRVTSTDPQNQVTSYVNDEAGRPTTTTSPAITATTPGTGATADVYPVTLDGYDTFGDRTEAEDPEGHITATAYDRDGRRTGITLPSYNGTSATTAWTYDAEGDVLSETDAKGETDYAYDQLGDLVKQTDPAITVSGTATRGTVTSSYDLAGNRLTETSPYGAVTHFAYDDLGRANSTWAYVYTAAGAQSKQETDSTYNSAGLVAQTASVSGVTAKYTYDALGRTHTVADTTGDTTTYTYDLHGDVTKTLLPDQTAQTAGYDAAGRRTATANLDSAGTVLTSTSATYTDNGLLKTVTDARHHTTSYAYDALGDLTQQTEPVSDNASITTRYGYDAAGHRTAYTDGNGDTTYHTYNALGLPASKEVPAVSGYTSTADRTTGYTYDERGRLVTQTDPGGVTTTNTYDALDDLTGQSATGADAPSATRTFQYSLTGDLVASAVGDTWEYYDTNSLGDILSTSGQAGSSSFTYNADESPLTRTDASGTSTYAYDSDGRLSTDTDAATGTTLTYGYNSLSQPRTVTYGGSGDVRTFGYDALHREKTDTLATASGATVASVAYDWDDNSNLTGKTTTGVQGASTNTYAYDYANRLTSWTTGSTTTGYTYDADGNRLTAGSTTYAYNARDQLTSDGTHTYAYTARGTLASRDSTAYTFDAYGQQVTAGSMSYTYDALGRAVTVGSAHLSYSGTANLLASDGTTAYSRDPSGALTGESSASGATLALTDLHDDLIGQFTATGTALTGSASYDPWGTTLSTTLTGSVGYQSEFTDASTGDVNMHARWYAPGTGSFDSADTVDNSAVGQSVNANDYAYANDEPLTGTDPSGHCLEDLCIGEGYGAYLLGSALIGTCIKYCSALSQSISDGLSSLSSWGSSSSSSHSHASSSAASHSSAATSSYGMCAEVWSMSCQQHYNRTRTSSGSRSSGGGGGGGGGGGGGGSGYCGYCGGGGGTGVSAAEAAAAARAAAAAAAAAEAARRAAIRAHAIKITASIGKAHLKVHSISSAAQPPTVRINIGNSVRNAVSAVAAGLTTAAVCVVTGGCTGGDDDDGRKNSCDATPLIDGGRIYGGLEEYTDHQGNKGCRATGAIAFLTKSDRRSRTGAGGLPKCPECEPSVEPDGMGEIKAGGGRPQAGHLIGYWGKGTGQDVRNLVALNARANARMASKVEAFGWKALNGNNSLFMSVVPVYGDTHSAVPTTVQVGMAVYGPQGRITDTYACTVINSRTGVGSTC; encoded by the coding sequence GTGGCGCGCTGGCGTGCGTGGATCGTCGTGATGTCGTTGCTGCTGGGCTTCTGGGCGCAGGAGGGCGGCGCCGCCTACGCGGCCACGAAGCCGTCCGTGTCGGTGGGCTCGGGGCTCGGCCACCTGTGGGAGTGGCTGGCGGGCAAGGACGGTTCGGGCCCGCGCTCGAAGACCGGCTCGGCCTCCGACGTCCGCGCGGCGAAGCCCGCCGAGGGGCACCCCGTCGGGCGGGCGCCGGGCAAGGGCAAGGGGCAGCTCGCCGCCGACCGGGCGCCCAGCGGCACCGCGGCGAAGCTGACGCTGTCCGGCAAGGTGCCCGTCGGCTTCGACACGAGGACCAGCAAGCGGGTCGCCGCCAAGTCGGGGGCGAAGTTCGACTATTTCCAGAACGCCGACGGGTCCTTCACCCGCAAGATGTCCGAGAACCGGATGAACTACCAGGACAAGTCCGGCACTTGGCGGTCCATCGACACCGACGTGGCCAAGCGCTCCGACGGCCGCTGGCACGAGAGGTCCAACTCCCTCGGAGTGTCCTTCGCGCCCGCCACCGGCACGGTGGAGACCGGCGGATCCGTCGAACCGGCTGCCTTCACCTGGCAGACGGCAGCGGACGACACCCCGAGTCCCAGCCCGATCGTCACCTCCGGCACCTCCGCCCAGGGCGACCTGGCCACCCTGACCCTCTCCGGCAGCGAGTCGGTGTCCTGGTCGCTGGCCGGCGCCGACGCGGTCACCGGCACCGCCTCGGGCTCCTCCGTCACGTACGACGGCGTACTCCCCGACACCGACCTCGTGCTCACCCCCACCGACGACGGCGTCAAGGAGTCCCTCGTCCTGAACTCGGCGAACGCGCCGACCAGTTGGGTCTTCCCGATGACCCTCAAGGGGCTGAAGCTGACCACCGCCTCCGACGGCACGGTGGACCTCGTCGATGGCGACGGCGCGGTAATGGCCACCCTCCCGCAGCCCTTCGCCCGCGACTCCCACGTCGACCCCACGACCGGTGAGTCCCACGACAACTGGGCCATGACCTACAGCGTCACCGAGGTCGACGGCACCCCCGCCGTGAAGATGACGCTGGACCCCTCGTGGCTCGCCGGTTCCGACATCGCCTTCCCGGTCACCGTGGACCCGACGATGTCGGTGACCACCGCCGGGCAGACCCTGACGACGTACGTCTACTACCCGAACACCGCCGACTACTCCTCGGACACGATCCTGCGCGTCGGCACCCCGGACGGCGGCTCGTACATCGGCCAGGCGTTCATGAAGTTCCTCGGACTGCCGGACACCGACGGCTACCAGATCACCGACGCCGACCTGCATCTGTTCAACGTGTGGGCGTACACGTGCAGTTCGTCCACCTCGTACAACGTCTTGCCGATCACCGAGCAGTGGTGGGTGACCGGCCAGAAGTCCTGGTCGGACCGGCCCGCCACGTCCTCCTCGATAGGCACCTGGTCGGGCACGGTCTCCGGCACGGTGTGCGGCAACACGTCCGTGTCCACGGGCACCGGCCAGTGGCAGACCACCGACCTGGACACCGACTGGTTCCAGAAGATCGCCCTCGGTCAGACCAGCAACTACGGCCTGTCGGTGTTCTCCTCGGGGACCAGCTCGAACCAGTGGAAGAAGTTCGACTCCTCCCAGGTGGACAGCCATGCGCCCTACATCACGGTGACGTACAGCAAGAACTCCGCCCCAGACATCGAACACACCTATCCCAAGGCGAACTTCACCTCCCCCTCACTGCGTCCGCAGCTCCAGGTGAAGGCGGTCGATCCGGACTCCTGGCCCACCACCCCGCTCAAGTACGACTTCGCGATCTACTCCTCCTCCGGTACGCAGACCGACACCTCCGGCTGGCAGACCTCCACCAAGTGGACAGTGCCGTCGGGTGACTTGAACTGGTCGAAGTCGTACTACTGGACGGTCTCCGCGAACGACGGCTGGTCCACCACGACCAGCGCCACCCAGTCCCTGTCCACCCTGGTGGCACAGCCCCTGATCGCCTCCCGGCTCGCGCAGAACGGCGGGCACGGCTATGACGAGGAAGCCGGGAACTTCACCACGGCTGCCACCGACGCCTCCGTCTCCACCGTCGGCCCGTCCCTGGATGCGACCCGCTCCTACAACTCCCTGGACACCAGCACCTCCGGGGCCTTCGGCGCGGGGTGGTCGGCGCTCGCGGACATGCGCGCGGTCATGGACGACGACGGTTCCAAGAGCGTGGTGGTCACCGACGACGGCGGCAAGCAGCAGCGCTGGGGCTGGTCCTCCTCCGGATACACCCCGCCGATCGGCACGTACGGCACCTTCAAGGCACTGTCCGCCGGGTACTCGCTGACCGAGACGACCGGAACGACGTACACCTTCGGCACCTCGGGCGGCACGAACATCTGGCTGCTGTCGCAGATCAAGACACACGCGGGCCTCACTGAGACGCTCACCTACGACTCCTCGCACCGGCTGAGCACCGTCAAGAACGACGTCTCCGGGCGCACCCTGTTCCTCACCTGGGCCAAGCCGTCAGGTGCCGCCCACTACCACGTGCAGACCGTCACCACGGACGCGGCCACCAGCGGCGACACCTCCACCGCGGCCCTGTGGACCTACGGCTACACCGGCGACCGCCTCACCTCGGTCTGCCCGCCGGCCGCCACGAGCCCGGCCACCGCGTCGACCTCCTGCTACGCCTACACCTACGTCGACGGCTCCAACTACCCGTCCGCCGCGCTGGACGCCGACCCCAGCGGCTACTGGCGTCTCGGCGAGGCCGCCGGCAGCACCACGGCCGCCTCCTCCGTGCTGGCCAACGAGCAGACGGACGCGGGCAGTTACAAGAACGCCACGCTCGGCTCGGCCGCCGGTCCGCTCACCGGGTCCTCGGCCACTGCCACGACCCTCGCCGGCACCGGGTACGTCAAGGTCCCGGCCGGGCTGCTGCACGCCAGCACGACCAGGGCGGTCTCCCTGTGGTTCAAGACGTCCAAGAAGGGCGTCCTGATCGGCGACCAGTCCAAGGCGGTCGGCGGCACGACGGCCTCGGGCACCTGGACGCCGGTGCTGTACGTGGGTTCGGACAACAAGCTGCACGGCCACTGGTGGAGCGTGAGCGGTTCCGGCAGCTCCGACTTCGGCTCCACCGGCACCGTCACCGACAACACCTGGCACCACGCGGTGCTCAGCTCGGACGGCGCCACGCAGACCCTCTACCTGGACGGCACCAAGCAGGACACCTTGTCCGGCACCCCCGACGACCAGGACAACGTCTACACGTACATCGGCGCCGGATTCGCCACCTCCTGGATCGACTCCCCGGGCGACGTCAGCTACTTCACCGGCTCCCTCGCCGACGTCTCCTTCTACAGCCACCCGATCACCGCCTCGCAGGCCGGCGACCTGTACGCGAGCGGCACCGCGAGCGCGGCCCTGCTCACCAAGGCGGCGAGCCCGGCCGGCCGTACCGTCGCGGCGGTCTCGTACGACACAGCGGCCGACCGGCTGACCGACGTCACCGACGAGCACGGCGGCATCTGGCATCTCGGCACCCCGACGGTGGCCGGCTCCAGTGCCGTCTTCCGGGGTACGGTGCTCGGCGCCGACCCCGCCGGGTACTGGCAGCTCGGCGACGCCGACGACGACGGGTCCGCGACCTACGCGGCCGACGAGGTCAACGGCGGTGACGGCACGTACAACAACGTCACCCTCGGCGTCAGTGGGCCGTTCAGCGCGAAGGACAGCACCGCGAGCACCGCCGCCGCCTTCGATGGCACCGACTCCTATGTCTCCGTCCCGCCCGAGCTGCTGCACTCCGGCACCAAGCGGTCGGTGGGCCTCTGGTTCAAGACCTCCACCTCCGGCGTCCTGATCGGCGACCAGTCGGTGCCGATCGACGGGGCCACGGCGGCCTCCGGCACCTGGACGCCGGTCCTGTACGTGGGTTCGGACGGCAAGCTGCACGGTCACTGGTGGAGCGTGAGCGGTTCTGGCAGCGCCGACTTCGGCTCCACGGGGACGGTCACCGACAACGCCTGGCACTACGTGGTGCTCAGCTGCGACGACGACAGCCAGGCACTGTTCCTCGACGGCACCAAGCAGGACACCTTCTCCGGCACCCCCGACGACCAGTCCAACGCGTACACCTACATCGGCGCGGGCTTCGCCAAGAGCTGGCTCGGCTCCCCGGGCGAGGTCAGCCACTTCAAGGGCTCCCTCGCGGAAGTCGCCTTCTACGACCACAATCTGACGTCGGCTCAGGTCGCGGGTCAGTGGAACGCCTACAAACAGTCCACCGGCACCATCGCCACCGAGTCGGTGGTTGTGACCGACCCCGGTCATCACACGCTGACCAGCACCTACGACCTCTCCAACGGCGGCCGGATGCTGACCGACACGGACGGCACGGGTGCCACCACCTCCTACGGCTACGACACCTCGGGCTTCCTCTACACGACGACCGACGGCAACGGCGACGTGACCACCACCGGCCACAACTCCCGCGGTGACGTGGTCTCCCGCACCACCTGCCAGGACCAGTCGTCCTCCAAGTGTTCGACGTCTTACTTCACTTACTACCTGAACGCCGACTCCGACACGGACCCGCGCAACGACCAGCTGCTCACCTCGTCCGACGGACGGTCGTCGAGCTCGACGGACACCACCTACCGGACCGTCAACACCTATGACGGCAACGGCAATCTGCTGGCCTCGACCACTCCGGCCGTCACCGGCCACAGCGCCGGGCTGACGACGAAGAAGACCTACACGACCTCCAGCACGGCCGGTTACGTCTCCGGAACCGTCGCCCCGGCGGGTCTGCTCGCGTCCACGACCACGCCGGGCGGCGCGGTGACGTCGTACCTCTACTACGCGAACGGCGATCTGGCGCAGGAGACTTCACCGCTCGGCCTGATCACCCGCTTCACCTACGACTCCCTCGGTCGGGTGCTCACGAAGACCGAGGTCTCCGACACCTACCCCGCGGGCCTGGTCACCCGCTACTCCTACGACGCCCTCGGCAGGACGCTCACCGAGCTGGACCCCGGCACCACGAACGCCGTGAACCAGTCCGTCGTCCACACCGCCCTGACGACCAACTCCTATGACGCGGACGGCAATACGCTCAGCAGCGTCGTCTCCGACACCACCGGCGGGGATGCCACCCGTACGACATCGCGTACGTACGACGCCTTCGGACAGCTGAAGACCGTCACCGATCCCGAGCAGTACACGACCTCGTACACCTACGACAGTTACGGCAACAAGACGGGTGAGACCGATCCCGACGGCCAGGTGTACGCGTACACGTACGACGCCGACGGCAGCCCCCTGACCACCACGTTGACCAACTACACCGGCTCGGACGAGATCGCCGACGCCCCGGCCGCCAAGCTGCTGGAGACGCGGACCTACGACGCGGGCGGGCGGCTGTACACGGTCACCGACGCGATCGGCGTGACCACCACCTACGGCTACTACGACAACGGCCTGGTCGAGCAGTCGACCCGCACCGGCTCCTCCGGTACCGCCTACGTCGACGAGAAGGACACCTACGACGACGCGGGCAACCTCACCGACAGGACGACGGCCAACGGCGCCCTCACCACGACGTACGCGGTGGACGCCGCCGACCGCACCACCGCCACCACGGCCGACCCGGGCAGCCTGGCCCAGAGCACCGCGTACACCTTCGACGCGGACTCCCGCATCCTGACGTCCGCGCAGACCGACGCGGCCGGGAACCCCGCCCAGAAGTGGACGTACACCTATGACGCGGTGGGCGACCCGCTGTCCGCCGCCCAGTACGTCGACAGCTCCCTCACCCTCACCACGAAGGCGACCTACGACGACCGCGGCCTGAGGGTCACTTCGACCGACCCGCAGAACCAGGTCACCTCCTACGTCAACGACGAGGCCGGCCGCCCCACCACGACCACGAGCCCGGCGATCACCGCGACCACGCCCGGCACGGGCGCGACCGCCGACGTCTACCCGGTGACCCTTGACGGCTACGACACCTTCGGCGACCGCACCGAGGCCGAGGACCCCGAAGGCCACATCACCGCCACCGCCTACGACCGCGACGGCCGCAGGACCGGCATCACGCTGCCCTCGTACAACGGCACGTCGGCCACCACCGCCTGGACCTACGACGCCGAGGGCGACGTCCTCAGCGAGACCGACGCCAAGGGCGAGACCGACTATGCCTATGACCAGCTGGGCGACCTGGTCAAGCAGACCGACCCGGCGATCACGGTCTCCGGCACCGCCACCCGCGGCACCGTCACCTCCTCCTACGACCTCGCGGGCAACCGCCTCACCGAGACCTCGCCGTACGGCGCCGTCACCCACTTCGCCTACGACGACCTCGGCCGCGCGAACAGCACCTGGGCGTACGTGTACACCGCGGCCGGCGCCCAGTCGAAGCAGGAGACCGACAGCACGTACAACAGCGCCGGGCTGGTCGCGCAGACCGCCTCCGTCAGCGGGGTCACCGCGAAGTACACCTACGACGCCCTGGGCCGCACCCACACGGTCGCCGACACCACCGGCGACACCACCACGTACACCTACGACCTGCACGGCGACGTCACCAAGACGCTCCTGCCGGACCAGACCGCGCAGACGGCCGGATACGACGCGGCCGGCCGCCGGACCGCAACCGCGAACCTGGACTCCGCCGGCACCGTGCTGACGTCGACGTCGGCGACGTACACGGACAACGGTCTACTGAAGACCGTCACCGACGCCCGCCACCACACGACGAGTTACGCGTACGACGCCCTCGGCGACCTCACCCAGCAGACCGAGCCGGTCAGCGACAACGCCTCCATCACCACCCGGTACGGCTACGACGCAGCCGGACACCGGACCGCCTACACCGACGGTAACGGCGACACCACCTACCACACCTACAACGCGCTCGGTCTGCCCGCGAGCAAGGAGGTCCCGGCCGTCTCCGGCTACACCTCCACCGCCGACCGGACCACCGGCTACACCTACGACGAGCGCGGACGCCTCGTGACGCAGACCGACCCCGGCGGCGTCACGACGACCAACACCTACGACGCCCTCGACGACCTCACCGGACAGAGCGCCACGGGAGCCGACGCCCCCAGCGCCACCCGCACCTTCCAGTACTCCCTCACCGGGGACCTGGTGGCGTCGGCGGTCGGCGACACCTGGGAGTACTACGACACCAACTCCCTCGGCGACATCCTGAGCACCTCGGGCCAGGCCGGCAGCTCGTCCTTCACCTACAACGCCGACGAGTCCCCGCTCACCCGCACCGACGCCTCCGGCACCAGCACCTACGCCTACGACAGCGACGGCCGGCTCAGCACAGACACGGACGCGGCGACCGGCACGACACTGACGTACGGCTACAACAGCCTGTCCCAGCCCAGGACGGTCACCTACGGCGGCTCGGGCGACGTACGCACCTTCGGCTACGACGCCCTGCACCGCGAGAAGACCGACACGCTCGCCACCGCCTCCGGCGCCACCGTCGCCTCGGTCGCCTACGACTGGGACGACAACAGCAACCTCACCGGCAAGACCACGACCGGAGTACAGGGCGCCTCCACCAACACGTACGCCTACGACTACGCGAACCGCCTCACCTCCTGGACCACCGGCTCCACGACCACCGGCTACACCTACGACGCCGACGGCAACCGGCTGACGGCGGGTTCGACGACGTACGCCTACAACGCGCGCGACCAGCTGACTTCGGACGGGACGCACACCTACGCCTACACGGCCCGGGGCACGCTCGCGTCGAGGGACTCGACGGCGTACACCTTCGACGCCTACGGCCAGCAGGTCACCGCCGGATCCATGTCCTACACCTACGACGCGCTGGGCCGCGCCGTCACGGTCGGCTCGGCGCACCTCTCCTACTCGGGCACCGCCAACCTCCTCGCTTCCGACGGCACCACGGCCTACAGCCGGGACCCCTCCGGCGCCCTCACCGGCGAGTCCTCGGCGAGCGGGGCCACCCTGGCCCTGACCGACCTGCACGACGACCTCATCGGCCAGTTCACCGCCACCGGCACCGCGCTGACCGGTTCCGCGAGCTACGACCCCTGGGGCACGACTCTCTCCACCACGCTCACCGGGAGCGTCGGCTACCAGAGCGAGTTCACGGACGCGAGCACCGGCGACGTGAACATGCACGCTCGCTGGTACGCGCCGGGGACCGGGAGCTTCGACTCCGCGGACACGGTCGACAACTCGGCGGTGGGGCAGAGTGTCAACGCGAATGACTACGCGTACGCGAACGACGAGCCCCTGACCGGGACGGATCCGAGCGGGCACTGCCTGGAGGACCTCTGCATCGGCGAGGGCTACGGGGCCTATCTGCTGGGCTCGGCTCTGATCGGCACCTGCATCAAGTACTGCTCGGCGCTGTCCCAGAGCATCTCCGACGGCTTGAGTTCGCTGTCCTCCTGGGGTTCGTCCAGTTCCTCGTCCCACAGCCACGCCTCCTCGTCCGCCGCGAGCCACTCCAGCGCCGCGACGAGCAGCTACGGCATGTGCGCCGAGGTCTGGTCGATGTCCTGTCAGCAGCACTACAACCGCACCCGCACCAGCAGTGGCAGCCGGTCCTCCGGGGGCGGGGGCGGTGGCGGTGGCGGAGGTGGGGGCGGCGGCAGCGGCTACTGCGGTTACTGCGGCGGAGGCGGCGGCACCGGTGTCAGCGCGGCCGAGGCCGCGGCCGCCGCCCGGGCAGCCGCAGCTGCGGCCGCCGCCGCGGAGGCCGCTCGCCGCGCGGCGATCCGCGCCCACGCCATCAAGATCACGGCGTCGATCGGCAAGGCGCATCTGAAGGTGCACTCGATCTCGTCCGCGGCACAACCACCCACGGTCCGTATCAACATCGGCAATTCGGTCCGCAACGCGGTCTCGGCAGTCGCGGCAGGGCTTACCACCGCCGCTGTGTGCGTGGTCACCGGCGGCTGCACCGGAGGCGACGATGACGACGGGCGCAAGAACTCCTGCGATGCCACGCCCCTGATCGACGGCGGGCGCATCTACGGCGGTCTGGAGGAATACACGGACCACCAGGGCAACAAGGGATGCAGGGCGACCGGCGCCATCGCATTCCTCACCAAGAGCGATCGCAGGTCGCGTACCGGAGCGGGCGGTCTGCCGAAGTGCCCCGAATGCGAACCGTCCGTCGAGCCGGACGGAATGGGGGAGATCAAGGCAGGCGGCGGAAGGCCGCAAGCCGGTCACCTGATAGGTTATTGGGGCAAGGGTACCGGTCAGGATGTCCGTAACCTGGTCGCGTTGAACGCCCGGGCGAACGCCCGGATGGCGAGCAAGGTGGAAGCCTTCGGCTGGAAGGCCCTGAACGGTAACAACAGCCTGTTCATGTCGGTCGTTCCCGTATACGGAGACACGCACTCTGCCGTTCCGACGACCGTCCAGGTGGGAATGGCCGTGTACGGGCCCCAAGGCAGGATCACGGACACTTATGCGTGCACTGTGATCAACTCCAGAACCGGAGTCGGCTCGACATGCTAG
- a CDS encoding methylmalonyl-CoA mutase subunit beta: MTVLPDDGLSLAAEFPDANLEQWHGLVAGVLRKSGKEVSGTAAEDALSTALEDGLRTRPLYTAHDAAPDPGFPGFAPFVRGARAEGNTTGGWDVRQRHAVADNTAVLTDLENGVTSLWLVAGEGGIPVASLGKVLDGVFLDLAPVALDAGSQVASAAQELLRLYDERGIDRKAARGSLGADPLGHEARTGQALDFAPVVPLARRCAEEYPGLRALTVDALPYHEAGGSAAQELGASIATGVAYLRELTEAGLSVEQACAQLEFRYAATADQFLTIAKLRAARRLWARVAEVCGAPGAGAQAQHAVVSPVMMTRRDPWVNMLRATIATLAAGVGGADAVTVLPFDHALGLPDAFARRIARNTSTILVEESHLSRVIDPAGGSWYVERLTDELAEAAWQFFRTIERDGGQAAVLRSGRLRTDLATTWAQRSKKLATRREPVTGVSEFPFLSEKPVVRDPAPEQPAGGLPRVRRDEAYEELRARSDAHLAATGSRPRVFLAAIGPAAAHTARTTFAANLFQAGGIEPVTEGTFEESGATEVCLCSSDALYEERAEDVVRTLKAEGARHVFLAGRPGQYSGVDSYVFAGCDAVAVLTATLDRMGVS, from the coding sequence ATGACGGTCCTGCCTGACGACGGGCTCTCGCTGGCCGCCGAGTTCCCTGACGCGAACCTTGAACAGTGGCACGGCCTGGTGGCGGGTGTCCTGCGCAAGTCGGGCAAGGAAGTCTCCGGCACGGCAGCTGAGGACGCCCTGTCCACCGCGCTCGAGGACGGGCTGCGCACCCGCCCCCTGTACACCGCGCACGATGCCGCACCCGACCCCGGTTTCCCCGGCTTCGCACCCTTCGTGCGCGGCGCCCGCGCCGAGGGGAACACCACCGGCGGCTGGGACGTACGGCAGCGGCACGCGGTCGCCGACAACACCGCGGTGCTCACCGACCTGGAGAACGGCGTCACCTCGCTGTGGCTGGTCGCGGGCGAGGGCGGCATCCCGGTCGCCTCGCTCGGCAAGGTCCTCGACGGCGTCTTCCTCGACCTCGCGCCCGTCGCCCTGGACGCGGGCAGCCAAGTCGCCTCCGCCGCACAGGAGTTGCTGCGGCTCTACGACGAGCGCGGCATCGACAGGAAGGCCGCGCGCGGCAGCCTCGGCGCCGACCCGCTGGGCCACGAGGCACGTACGGGCCAAGCCCTGGACTTCGCGCCGGTCGTCCCGCTCGCCCGCCGGTGCGCCGAGGAGTACCCCGGGCTGCGGGCGCTGACGGTGGACGCGCTGCCGTACCACGAGGCCGGCGGCTCGGCCGCGCAGGAACTGGGCGCCTCGATCGCCACCGGAGTCGCCTATCTCCGTGAGCTGACCGAGGCCGGACTGAGTGTGGAACAGGCCTGCGCACAGCTGGAGTTCCGGTACGCGGCGACCGCCGACCAGTTCCTGACGATCGCCAAGCTGCGGGCCGCGCGCCGGCTGTGGGCGCGGGTCGCCGAGGTGTGCGGGGCGCCCGGTGCCGGAGCGCAGGCGCAGCACGCCGTGGTCTCGCCGGTGATGATGACCCGCCGCGACCCGTGGGTGAACATGCTGCGCGCGACGATCGCCACCCTGGCCGCCGGGGTCGGCGGGGCCGACGCCGTCACCGTGCTGCCCTTCGACCACGCGCTCGGTCTGCCGGACGCGTTCGCCCGGCGGATCGCCCGCAACACCTCGACGATCCTGGTCGAGGAGTCGCATCTGTCCCGGGTGATCGACCCGGCGGGCGGCTCCTGGTACGTGGAGCGGCTCACCGACGAACTCGCCGAGGCCGCCTGGCAGTTCTTCCGGACGATCGAACGCGACGGCGGCCAGGCGGCCGTCCTGCGCTCCGGCCGCCTCCGCACGGACCTGGCGACGACGTGGGCGCAGCGCTCCAAGAAGCTCGCGACGCGCCGCGAACCCGTCACCGGCGTCAGCGAGTTCCCGTTCCTGTCCGAGAAGCCGGTCGTGCGGGACCCCGCCCCCGAACAGCCGGCGGGCGGTCTGCCCCGCGTCCGGCGCGACGAGGCGTACGAGGAGCTGCGCGCCCGCTCCGACGCCCACCTCGCGGCGACCGGGTCCCGGCCGCGGGTCTTCCTGGCCGCGATCGGCCCCGCCGCCGCCCACACCGCGCGCACGACGTTCGCCGCCAACCTCTTCCAGGCCGGCGGTATCGAGCCCGTCACCGAGGGCACCTTCGAGGAGAGCGGCGCCACCGAGGTCTGCCTGTGCTCCAGTGACGCGCTGTACGAGGAACGGGCCGAGGACGTCGTACGGACCCTGAAGGCTGAAGGCGCGCGGCACGTGTTCCTCGCCGGGCGGCCCGGGCAGTACTCCGGCGTGGACTCCTACGTCTTCGCGGGCTGCGACGCCGTCGCCGTGCTCACCGCCACCCTCGACCGCATGGGAGTGTCCTGA